The proteins below are encoded in one region of Telopea speciosissima isolate NSW1024214 ecotype Mountain lineage chromosome 10, Tspe_v1, whole genome shotgun sequence:
- the LOC122643403 gene encoding putative B3 domain-containing protein Os03g0621600, with translation MSRIVSIDNDMAELNELFKSSFGVMKNWIKDIESEITGLKEDIHNEFARRYGDQVPNEVILKVHTGYMWKVDIKKSDGQISFTNGWKLFSKHLKLDYGCLLLFEYDVRSTFKVIVFEPSGCESQYCMLESNVTEPKEGQRGNLQNMMSGSIRTSTHLVSAASSSSQSVRGNFDLDLLRKKMRVAHNTIVSVTLYIKSKPPSFHVVMKPSNLHKGLNVHLPFAHKHFKKECHLINLHFNVGDCCVFKVTKKNSPIHVTVDILRATLNHALPLRNVKGRKQRTHEIEDSMASQAIVKAAFVCNHLTDAGDTVTLLDSHGRRFMVGFAQRKGQGILGAGWAEFTKINNIRLGDVYVFDLIDKTDTETVFRTTIIRGV, from the exons ATGAGTAGGATTGTTAGTATTGACAATGATATGGCAGAACTGAATGAGTTGTTCAAATCCTCATTTGGAGTTATGAAGAATTGGATAAAAGACATTGAATCTGAAATTACAGGTCTGAAGGAG GATATCCACAATGAGTTTGCACGAAGATATGGAGATCAAGTTCCAAATGAAGTCATTCTAAAGGTTCATACCGGTTACATGTGGAAAGTAGACATAAAGAAAAGTGATGGTCAAATTTCATTTACAAATGGCTGgaagttattctccaagcattTGAAACTCGACTATGGTTGTTTATTACTCTTTGAATACGATGTGCGTTCGACTTTCAAAGTAATTGTGTTTGAGCCTAGTGGTTGTGAATCACAATATTGCATGTTGGAGTCTAATGTCACAGAACCAAAAGAAGGTCAAAGAGGGAACTTACAAAATATGATGTCAGGTTCAATACGAACATCAACCCATCTCGTATCAGCTGCTTCTAGTTCCAGTCAATCTGTTAGAGGCAATTTTGATTTGGACTTACTAAGAAAGAAAATGCGTGTAGCTCATAACACAATAGTATCTGTAACACTTTACATTAAATCGAAGCCTCCTTCTTTCCATGTCGTCATGAAACCGTCGAATCTACACAAGGGCTTG AATGTTCATCTTCCATTTGCCCACAAACATTTCAAGAAGGAATGTCATCTGATTAACCTTCATTTTAATG TGGGAGACTGTTGTGTCTTCAAGGTTACTAAGAAGAATAGCCCAATTCATGTCACAGTGGACATTTTACGTGCCACACTCAACCATGCCCTGCCTCTTCGAAATG TAAAAGGACGAAAGCAAAGGACACATGAAATAGAAGACAGTATGGCGTCTCAAGCT ATTGTCAAAGCAGCTTTCGTTTGTAACCACCTGACGGATGCAGGTGATACAGTCACACTCCTGGATTCACATGGTAGAAGATTTATGGTCGGGTTCGCCCAACGCAAAGGTCAGGGTATATTGGGTGCTGGTTGGGCTGAATTTACAAAGATAAACAATATACGTTTGGGGGATGTTTATGTATTTGATTTAATTGACAAAACAGATACTGAAACTGTATTCAGGACAACTATTATCAGGGGAGTTTGA